One part of the Methylobacterium terrae genome encodes these proteins:
- a CDS encoding acetoacetate decarboxylase yields MTRDEILKAPSMPAFSPSYPHGPYRFIRREYLIITYETDPDALRAALPEPLEPAPGNLAYYEWMKMPDSSGFGDYEESGSAIVATWQGEPCNYSVQMYLDDEPPITAGREIWGFPKKYGVPRLKVTKDTLTGTLHYDEERVAMGTMTYKHHSLEDRLDRVREGIGQLNVNLKLIPDVDGGVKVAQLIGYRLQDIRVHGAWEGEARLHLIPHVNCRVADLPVRRIVGGRHQIVDFTLPYGHVLHDYLG; encoded by the coding sequence ATGACCCGCGACGAGATCCTGAAGGCGCCCTCGATGCCGGCCTTCAGCCCGAGCTACCCGCACGGGCCGTACCGGTTCATCCGGCGCGAATACCTCATCATCACCTACGAGACCGATCCGGACGCCCTGCGCGCCGCCCTCCCCGAGCCGCTGGAGCCGGCACCGGGCAACCTCGCCTATTACGAGTGGATGAAGATGCCGGATTCCTCCGGCTTCGGCGATTACGAGGAGAGCGGTTCGGCCATCGTCGCGACCTGGCAGGGCGAGCCCTGCAACTACTCGGTCCAGATGTACCTCGACGACGAGCCGCCGATCACCGCCGGGCGCGAGATCTGGGGCTTCCCGAAGAAGTACGGCGTGCCCCGCCTCAAGGTGACGAAGGACACGCTGACCGGCACCCTGCACTACGACGAGGAGCGGGTGGCGATGGGCACGATGACCTACAAGCACCACAGCCTGGAGGACCGGCTCGACAGGGTTCGCGAGGGAATCGGGCAGCTCAACGTCAACCTGAAGCTGATCCCGGACGTCGACGGCGGCGTGAAGGTGGCGCAGCTCATCGGCTACCGCCTGCAGGACATCCGGGTCCACGGCGCCTGGGAGGGCGAGGCCCGGCTGCACCTGATCCCGCACGTCAATTGTCGCGTCGCCGACCTGCCGGTGCGCCGGATCGTCGGCGGCCGCCACCAGATCGTCGATTTCACCCTGCCGTACGGCCACGTGCTGCACGACTACCTGGGCTGA